Genomic window (Arachis hypogaea cultivar Tifrunner chromosome 13, arahy.Tifrunner.gnm2.J5K5, whole genome shotgun sequence):
TCGAAACTGAGTTCGCCGTCGTCGTTGGAACCCGTCGCCACCAGCTTTGTTAGGTCTCTGCCTCCGAATCCATCCTTCCTGCCGCCACTGGAAGCACGAACAAAGAAGAGTCGCCTTCGTCGGAACCACCGCCGCCACTGCCAGCTTCCACCTCCATCGTGGTTGACTATGGATGAGAGTGGAGGAAATTACCTCTCTCTGCCGTTGAAATCCTCCGCCGCTGCTGCTTGCGTCTTGAGCTGCTGCATCAGCCACCGCGGCAGGTGTCGCTGTTGGAAAGAAGAGCTGCGCCTCTGTGTTCTGGCAACTGGGAGTGGTTCTATGACTTCCGGGACCACCGCCGAAGCTCCGGGCTGAGCCTCTGCCGCCAAGAACGTCTCTGCTGCCACCGGGTCCCGCCGATGGTaagaattttaagtttggttACTGTTCTTTTGGATTTCGGAAAGAGTATTGACACTGCGTGGTTGTACAACTGCTATTATCAGAAATTCGGGCTGCCGCCGTTATTCAGAATTTATTAACGGAGCCGTTGCCGAGTCGTTTTGGAGTTGCGGCTGTTTCGTTTCGCTGATCTAGTGAGTATCTCTATTTCGAAAGCCTTGCGTTAGTACCTTGTTGTgcttggttaatgaatatgagttttggtaacgtgggaTTGAGTCCTAATTGTTatgtgttgcgattagagttggtGAGATTGTTGAGAACGCAAGTGGAGACGAGTTGCTGGCTGCAGTTGGTTTTGGGTTGAGGCGAAGAGGACTCTGTGAGACTTTTGGactatggaattgcgttttgaggtagggacgctttccgaaaactatagtttattattggaattattacatatgggtactgatgtgagatattgtgtattttgtgattgtatctgccttatgtattatttgattgattcgaatgactatggatgttggtttggctgaattgttgtgtggcttgtgaaatgtaatgtttgaagttgattctttaaagatttgaaatgagtttaatccgttgaggattggtttgaatggagtcaattattttgatgatgcgAAAGATAGAATACTTTTGAAATTCAGCCtaggttgctttaattgatttggtttggataaatgatttattgttgaacagattctttaaagctttagaaatgatgagttaaatcggttggtattgagttaatttttgaaatggtttccttgagatatgccactgaggcgactgttggatttagcttgcttttgaattgatttctgaatTCGAGCTGTTGAAAagaaatgagaaacggtt
Coding sequences:
- the LOC112732983 gene encoding uncharacterized protein → MEEREVGEREEGEWELARELPPSKLSSPSSLEPVATSFVRSLPPNPSFLPPLEARTKKSRLRRNHRRHCQLPPPSWLTMDESGGNYLSLPLKSSAAAACVLSCCISHRGRCRCWKEELRLCVLATGSGSMTSGTTAEAPG